The Terriglobus sp. RCC_193 genome contains a region encoding:
- a CDS encoding ATP-binding protein: MATVDQVGFGTESEPVCAYCDGQGMRIVEDAQGRRSAVPCVCRAQRRTRRVLNLARIPRRYEHCTLDSYEPNFGDGAHRSLQAALRRARQFVDGYPLVNDGSGLLLTGAIGVGKTHLAVGVLQALVEERGATGLFYDYRELLKQVQNSYNPRVASTELEVLAPVFEAEVLVLDEIGASKPTDWVWDTVAHILNTRYNDKRTTIITTNYPNLPPRGVASEEIAPSARYVTREETLGDRIGERMRSRLMEMCTTVEMQGEDFRQKVKRASYV; the protein is encoded by the coding sequence ATGGCAACGGTAGATCAGGTCGGTTTCGGTACAGAGTCAGAGCCGGTTTGCGCCTACTGCGACGGGCAGGGTATGCGCATCGTGGAGGATGCGCAGGGGCGCCGGTCGGCGGTGCCGTGTGTGTGCCGTGCGCAACGGCGTACGCGGCGGGTGCTGAACCTGGCCCGTATTCCGCGCCGGTATGAACACTGCACGCTGGATTCCTACGAGCCTAACTTCGGCGATGGTGCTCACCGCTCCTTGCAGGCGGCGTTGCGCCGTGCACGGCAGTTTGTGGATGGCTATCCGCTGGTGAACGATGGCAGTGGTCTGTTGCTGACCGGGGCAATCGGTGTGGGGAAGACGCACCTTGCTGTGGGTGTGTTGCAGGCACTGGTGGAAGAACGTGGTGCAACTGGCCTGTTCTACGACTACCGAGAGTTGCTGAAGCAGGTGCAGAACAGCTACAACCCGCGTGTGGCGTCGACGGAGCTGGAAGTGCTGGCGCCCGTGTTTGAGGCGGAGGTGCTGGTGCTGGATGAGATTGGCGCGTCCAAGCCGACCGACTGGGTCTGGGATACGGTCGCGCACATCCTGAATACTCGCTACAACGACAAGCGGACCACGATCATCACCACGAACTACCCGAACCTGCCGCCGCGTGGCGTGGCTTCGGAGGAGATTGCTCCTTCGGCGCGTTACGTAACGCGTGAGGAGACGTTGGGCGACCGCATTGGCGAACGCATGCGATCCCGGCTGATGGAGATGTGTACGACGGTCGAGATGCAGGGCGAGGACTTCCGGCAGAAGGTCAAGCGCGCTTCGTACGTGTAG
- a CDS encoding DUF2393 family protein has translation MADEQKHTPFLTSAEPERTVSTKTWLIAAGAVALLIVIAVLATLHRTPVNPGAALPVDANAASLPISDRSMSEATNGAGGKSTYLDGTITNNTGKTLTAATVQVTFATTDGTQPHRETTPLMLVRTRVPYVDLQMVSADPIKPGDHRDFRLIFESVPANWDVQPPEISITHAELR, from the coding sequence ATGGCAGATGAGCAGAAGCATACGCCTTTCCTGACGAGTGCGGAACCGGAGCGCACCGTTTCTACCAAGACCTGGTTGATTGCGGCTGGCGCTGTCGCGCTTCTGATCGTGATTGCTGTGTTGGCGACACTGCACCGGACGCCGGTGAATCCCGGTGCGGCGCTGCCCGTGGATGCCAATGCCGCTTCGCTGCCCATCAGCGATCGCTCCATGTCCGAGGCGACCAACGGTGCGGGCGGCAAGTCCACCTATCTGGATGGGACGATCACCAACAACACGGGCAAGACGCTGACCGCGGCAACGGTGCAGGTGACCTTTGCCACGACCGATGGGACACAGCCGCATCGCGAAACCACACCGCTGATGCTGGTGCGGACGCGTGTGCCTTATGTGGATCTGCAGATGGTTTCCGCCGATCCCATCAAGCCGGGCGACCATCGGGATTTCCGGCTGATCTTCGAGTCGGTTCCGGCGAACTGGGACGTTCAGCCGCCAGAGATTTCGATTACCCATGCGGAGTTGCGGTAG
- a CDS encoding OmpA family protein, translated as MTNRNDLMKIATLSVSALMLTGVLAAPAYAQSANDQTAAQAQQAPAPAAKQDAADSSSYSTGQPLQMQSKEGFWGHMNPLARKKWVKRQMDPVRDRVNELDQLQAKNANDIRDVDTRATAGIKKASDAAALADQHATDAGNRADQANTTATTASTKTDALHGTVQNLDQYQTVESTPVAFAKGRTTLGPKGKADLDEMADKLASEKGYIIEVQGYSRGGVQTSTAMADSVVRYLVTEKQVPVYRIYRSGMGRAKAASSADGEQTVSNGVRVTLLHNSLASMDHSTVSSTAAPSNNVTGASGSGSLQ; from the coding sequence ATGACGAACCGGAATGATCTGATGAAGATTGCGACACTGTCGGTTTCAGCTTTGATGCTGACTGGTGTTCTTGCTGCGCCCGCTTATGCGCAGAGTGCAAACGACCAGACGGCTGCTCAAGCACAGCAGGCTCCTGCTCCTGCCGCGAAGCAGGATGCGGCGGATAGCTCGAGCTACTCGACGGGCCAGCCGCTCCAGATGCAGTCGAAGGAAGGTTTCTGGGGCCACATGAACCCGCTGGCTCGTAAGAAGTGGGTAAAACGCCAGATGGACCCGGTTCGTGATCGTGTCAACGAACTGGATCAGTTGCAGGCGAAGAACGCCAACGACATCCGCGATGTGGATACGCGTGCGACCGCAGGCATAAAGAAGGCAAGCGACGCGGCTGCTCTGGCCGATCAGCACGCCACGGATGCCGGCAACCGCGCCGATCAGGCGAACACGACGGCAACCACGGCTTCTACCAAGACCGATGCGCTGCACGGAACGGTACAGAACCTGGACCAGTACCAGACAGTGGAATCGACCCCGGTGGCGTTTGCCAAGGGCCGCACCACGCTGGGACCGAAGGGCAAGGCTGATCTGGATGAGATGGCCGACAAACTGGCCAGCGAGAAGGGTTACATCATCGAAGTGCAGGGCTACAGCCGCGGTGGTGTTCAGACCTCGACTGCGATGGCCGACTCGGTGGTTCGTTACCTGGTGACGGAGAAGCAGGTGCCGGTCTATCGCATCTACCGCTCGGGCATGGGCCGCGCGAAGGCGGCTTCCAGCGCTGACGGTGAGCAGACTGTATCCAACGGTGTGCGTGTCACGCTGCTGCACAACAGCCTGGCGAGCATGGACCACTCGACGGTTTCGTCCACTGCGGCTCCGAGCAATAACGTGACCGGCGCCAGCGGGAGCGGATCGCTCCAGTAA
- a CDS encoding YceI family protein, which produces MIRRTTFALAAALLFAPFAPAQISNWKPDTAHSGIDFSLLHLGISKVRGHFAVAGGEVTFDEKDITKSKVNITINTASVDTQNSMRDDDLKSEKFFDTAKFPTGTFTSTSIKKTKDGLAINGNLTVHGITKPVVLTVDGPNGPVTGLDKKQHIGFSATTTVDRIAFGLAPSYPASVIGNDVKLTIDLDLAKQ; this is translated from the coding sequence ATGATCCGTCGCACGACTTTTGCACTTGCCGCAGCCCTGCTGTTTGCTCCGTTTGCACCGGCTCAGATCTCGAACTGGAAGCCTGATACCGCGCACAGCGGTATTGACTTCTCCCTTCTGCACCTTGGCATCTCGAAGGTGCGTGGCCACTTTGCAGTCGCCGGTGGAGAGGTGACGTTTGATGAGAAAGACATCACCAAGTCCAAGGTGAACATCACCATCAATACCGCTTCCGTCGACACGCAGAACAGCATGCGCGATGACGATCTGAAGAGCGAAAAGTTTTTTGACACGGCGAAGTTCCCTACGGGTACGTTCACCAGCACGTCCATCAAGAAAACGAAGGATGGCCTGGCCATTAACGGTAACCTGACGGTGCACGGCATTACCAAGCCTGTGGTGCTGACGGTCGACGGCCCGAACGGCCCTGTGACGGGTCTGGATAAGAAGCAGCACATCGGTTTCTCGGCGACAACGACGGTGGACCGCATCGCCTTCGGATTGGCCCCGAGCTATCCGGCTTCAGTGATTGGCAACGATGTGAAGCTGACGATCGATCTGGATCTGGCGAAGCAGTAA
- the rpmE gene encoding 50S ribosomal protein L31: protein MPKQGIHPNYVATTVKCACGSTFETKSTHKGDIFLEICNVCHPFYTGKNKVIDTAGRIERFKRKFAKSDAATAAK from the coding sequence ATGCCGAAGCAGGGAATTCATCCGAACTACGTCGCAACCACCGTTAAGTGCGCTTGCGGCAGCACCTTTGAGACGAAGTCCACCCACAAGGGCGACATCTTCCTCGAAATCTGCAACGTCTGCCACCCCTTCTACACGGGTAAGAACAAGGTCATCGACACCGCCGGTCGTATCGAGCGCTTCAAGCGCAAGTTCGCCAAGAGCGACGCCGCTACCGCAGCCAAGTAA
- a CDS encoding YdiU family protein produces the protein MSRSQIPFRNTYARLPENFYGRANPAQAPSPRLIRFNEGLARELNIVQGDDLAEIFSGNRIAEGSEPLAIAYAGHQFATFVPTLGDGRANLLGEVNGKDIHLKGSGRTPFSRRGDGKAALGPVLREYILSEAMYALGVPTTRALAAVLTGEKVMREEILPGAVFTRVASSHIRVGTFQYFAARQDNDSVRILADYVIDRHYPEAKETSKKYKAMLQGIVDRQAKLIAKWMDLGFIHGVMNTDNTAISGETIDYGPCAFMEQYHPATVFSSIDRNGRYAYQNQPAIMTWNLSRLAECLLPLMQEEEGSEQGALDAAYEVLNSFQATFEKAHINGLRSKLGLATEHAEDLDLAADLLQRMAANQADFTLTFRRLADVLEKREDYPVASHFRDPSAFTEWSQRWQSRIAQENRTRAERIASMRAVSPIYIPRNHLVQEVIDAGVLRDDFAPFERLLEVTSAPFEEREELQHYSTPAKPEERVLQTFCGT, from the coding sequence ATGAGCCGTTCGCAAATCCCCTTCCGAAATACCTACGCGCGACTGCCGGAGAATTTCTACGGTCGAGCCAATCCGGCACAGGCGCCATCACCGCGCCTCATCCGTTTTAACGAAGGTCTGGCCAGAGAACTCAACATTGTCCAGGGTGATGATCTAGCGGAAATTTTCTCCGGCAATCGGATTGCCGAAGGTTCCGAACCGCTTGCCATCGCCTATGCAGGTCACCAGTTCGCCACTTTTGTCCCAACACTTGGCGATGGCCGCGCCAACCTCCTGGGTGAAGTCAACGGCAAAGACATCCACCTGAAAGGTTCAGGACGCACACCGTTCTCCCGGCGCGGCGATGGTAAAGCCGCACTCGGCCCAGTGCTGCGCGAATACATTCTCTCGGAAGCGATGTACGCACTCGGTGTGCCCACGACACGCGCTCTTGCTGCCGTACTTACTGGTGAAAAAGTTATGCGTGAAGAGATACTCCCAGGAGCTGTCTTTACTCGCGTTGCATCCAGCCACATCCGCGTGGGAACCTTTCAGTATTTCGCCGCACGTCAGGATAACGATTCCGTGCGCATCCTTGCGGATTATGTGATCGACCGCCACTATCCCGAAGCAAAAGAAACATCGAAGAAGTACAAGGCAATGCTGCAAGGCATCGTTGATCGACAAGCCAAGCTCATAGCCAAATGGATGGACCTGGGTTTCATTCATGGCGTGATGAATACGGATAACACGGCCATCAGCGGCGAAACGATTGACTATGGCCCATGCGCGTTTATGGAGCAGTATCATCCCGCCACAGTCTTCTCATCGATTGACCGCAACGGCCGTTATGCCTACCAGAACCAGCCTGCGATTATGACGTGGAATCTATCGCGTCTTGCAGAATGCCTGTTGCCCCTGATGCAGGAAGAAGAAGGCAGCGAACAAGGCGCGCTGGACGCCGCCTACGAGGTGCTGAACTCTTTCCAGGCCACCTTCGAAAAAGCACATATCAACGGTCTGCGGAGCAAGTTAGGCCTGGCAACAGAACATGCTGAAGACCTCGACCTTGCAGCCGACCTACTGCAGCGCATGGCCGCGAATCAGGCCGACTTCACGCTCACCTTCCGTCGTCTTGCAGATGTTCTGGAGAAGCGTGAAGACTATCCGGTCGCTTCCCACTTTCGCGATCCGTCTGCGTTCACGGAATGGTCGCAGCGCTGGCAATCTCGTATCGCGCAGGAGAACCGAACAAGAGCAGAGCGCATCGCGTCCATGCGTGCGGTAAGTCCCATCTATATTCCTCGCAATCATCTTGTGCAGGAAGTGATTGATGCCGGGGTGCTGCGCGACGACTTTGCTCCCTTTGAACGACTATTGGAAGTTACATCCGCACCATTCGAAGAGCGTGAGGAATTGCAGCACTACAGTACGCCGGCGAAGCCAGAGGAACGTGTGCTGCAAACCTTCTGCGGCACATAA
- a CDS encoding tRNA dihydrouridine synthase, producing the protein MKKDWYNYAAAVADHAPRETGLPVPAEFTIGNVRIAPATVLAPMAGITDTVFRRFIKNASLFSEETTGNANVDQALSNQQSGCGLIMTEFTSADGLSRMREVKRKRYLTYYDDEHPISAQIFGSNPETLADSARICQDAGFDIVDLNLGCPAKRVVACNGGSGLLRDLPLIETIFKRVRSAVSIPFTVKFRMGWNDHQLVCVPLAKMAEDCGLNAVALHARTREQGYTGNARWEYIAAVKDAVKIPVIGNGDVRTPEDAANMIAATGCDAVMIGRAAPANPWIFRQIAQYTATKAATGTGTYTMATEQDRYRMIRTYFTMLFDELEQEHPEIDFTPLPTEGMTPAELSAYNHESNKVRDRESARRDVIGKMKQFASWFTHGVPGGATLRRSIFEGKQAEQVMDAVDRFFAMDASQRIQSTADLQPAAFADFQDS; encoded by the coding sequence ATGAAGAAGGATTGGTACAACTACGCCGCCGCTGTCGCCGATCACGCACCGCGTGAAACGGGGCTGCCCGTGCCTGCCGAATTCACCATCGGCAACGTGCGCATTGCGCCCGCGACAGTACTCGCCCCGATGGCAGGCATTACCGACACCGTCTTCCGCCGCTTCATCAAGAACGCCTCACTCTTCAGCGAAGAAACCACCGGCAACGCCAACGTCGATCAGGCACTCAGTAACCAGCAGTCGGGCTGCGGCCTCATCATGACGGAGTTCACCTCCGCCGACGGCCTGTCGCGCATGCGCGAGGTCAAGCGCAAACGCTACCTGACCTACTACGACGATGAACATCCCATCTCCGCACAGATATTCGGATCGAATCCTGAGACGCTCGCCGACTCCGCGCGCATCTGCCAGGATGCTGGCTTCGACATCGTTGACCTCAACCTCGGCTGCCCGGCAAAGCGTGTCGTCGCCTGCAACGGTGGCAGCGGCCTCCTGCGTGATCTGCCGTTGATCGAAACCATCTTCAAGCGCGTCCGCAGTGCCGTATCGATTCCCTTCACCGTCAAGTTCCGCATGGGGTGGAACGACCACCAGCTTGTCTGCGTTCCGCTGGCAAAAATGGCGGAAGACTGCGGCCTGAACGCCGTAGCACTCCACGCCCGCACACGCGAGCAGGGCTACACCGGCAACGCACGCTGGGAATACATCGCCGCGGTAAAGGATGCCGTAAAGATTCCCGTCATCGGCAACGGCGACGTGCGCACACCGGAAGACGCTGCGAACATGATCGCCGCAACCGGCTGCGATGCTGTCATGATCGGTCGCGCCGCGCCTGCCAATCCGTGGATCTTCCGCCAGATCGCACAGTACACAGCGACGAAGGCCGCGACCGGTACCGGCACCTACACCATGGCCACCGAGCAGGATCGCTACCGCATGATCCGCACCTACTTCACCATGCTCTTCGACGAGCTGGAGCAGGAGCACCCTGAGATCGACTTCACGCCACTGCCCACCGAAGGCATGACACCCGCGGAACTATCGGCCTACAACCACGAGAGCAACAAAGTCCGCGATCGCGAAAGCGCCCGTCGCGACGTCATCGGCAAGATGAAACAATTCGCAAGCTGGTTCACGCACGGCGTCCCCGGCGGAGCCACGCTGCGCCGCAGCATCTTCGAAGGCAAGCAGGCAGAACAGGTGATGGACGCAGTCGATCGCTTCTTTGCCATGGACGCATCCCAGCGCATCCAAAGCACCGCCGACCTGCAACCCGCCGCCTTCGCAGACTTCCAAGACAGCTAG